The following are encoded in a window of Harpia harpyja isolate bHarHar1 chromosome W, bHarHar1 primary haplotype, whole genome shotgun sequence genomic DNA:
- the LOC128136249 gene encoding acrosin-like has translation MKRSGGVPGDDDSAPRGGSDQCGKAASGAKQPTQLRTVPTGGLATSPLRPPPWPGPARADEARLGAERSGPGSAPPPPPRPPSWFHVQGLTVRSCSLTSA, from the exons ATGAAGAGGAGCGGCGGCGTTCCCGGGGACGATGATAGCGCACCGCGAGG GGGCTCTGATCAGTGTGGCAAAGCGGCGAGCGGAGCCAAACAGCCAACGCAGCTGCGGACGGTGCCTACCGGCGGTCTGGCCACCTCCCCGCTGCGGCCGCCGCCCTGGCCTGGCCCGGCGCGGGCCGATGAGGCTCGGctcggcgcggagcggagcggccccgGCTCTGCGCCCCcaccgccgccgcggcccccatCCTGGTTTCACGTTCAAGGTTTAACAGTGAGGTCATGTTCATTGACGTCAGCTTGA